The region GTACGTGTTGGAGTAAGGGTTATTCTTTTGAGAATTTGCAAATCAAACTTCTTCACTAATCCCTTTTGGAACACACATCCCATTCGCATGTCCTCCTCCGCATAAATCATATTTTAAAAATTGTGTCTGACTTACATTGGCTTGATTAAGGTTGCTCTCATCGAACTTTATGTTGAGGAGTTCGATTTGAGCCAATAGTGCAACGTGAGTATCATATGTCAACACACTCTTAGGCGTACTGGTACTTTCCACTTTGATCTTCCTCTCACTCTTTGACTGGTATTCATTTAGACACATTTACTCCATTAGATCTTTGACTTGTGCTTCAGTTAAGACTCGGATTGTACCTCTAACTGAGGAATCCAAAAGCATCCTTGTGTGACTCCTGAGACCTTTTATGAAAATTTTCATTTGTTTTATGCTGCTCATGTTGTGATTTGGACACCTTTGTAATAATAGCTTGAATCGCTCTCATGAGTCATACAAGGATTTAGTCTCTTGTTGCTCAATGTTTCTGATCTCAGCTCATCTCTTAATGAATAAAGTTCTAAAAATTTGTCTTTTGCCCCCTTCCACGTTCCAATGGTTCTATTGGGGAGACATAATAATCAATCTTTTGCTCTCTCAATCAATGAAAAACTGAATAGCCTCAACTTTATCTGATCACACCGATCGGGTCTGCACATTGAAATTGTTTCATAAAAGCGAGTTAAATGCTCTCAAGGATTTTGGATCGAATGTCAAAAGCAGGTGAAATGTTGTGAGTTTGGATAGTAgtttgagcttattttagtatATTTTTATCATATCTTGATCTGTTAAGGTTTTATTGATTATGATCTATTTTACGTGTTTGAGGTAGTGTTTCATGTGTTTGCAAGTCTGAAGAATCAAGAAGAAGTTGATCAGAGAAGAAAACAGGAAAATATGCATGAGCCAGAGAAAAAGAGAGGATTTTTTGCGTCTTCAGCCCATACGTGTATGAGGGGTCTCATACACGTATGGTCACTCGGTCTCACCTATCAGCATACGCGTAACAGCAGAGGGGGCAAAAATTATGcatctgcccatacgcgtatgggatagtCCATACATGTATGAGGCCAACCAGCTAATGCTCTCATGTGCAGACCAAAGTCTTACGCGTATGGCTCCAActgggccatacgcgtatgagttaGTGCAAAAATGTGTCATACACGTATAGGAGGAGGTCATACGCATATGAAATGGCTGATGATAGTCTGTCATTACATATAATTAGGCGAAGAATTTGGGAAAAACAAGCGAAAGATGAGGCAAAATGAAGAAGGATACTTCGACTACAGGATGCAAGATCAGCATGTGAACAAACTTCGACTACATGATAAACCTTTGTCAAACCAAGAATTTACCTTTGTCGagactagagttcgatccaaaaTATCACAAGGAAGAAACCACTTGAGAAAttaaaaaccaaaggaggagtAAAGAAATCATTAGGATATGATGTTTCTAGAGACCCTTCCACTTCAATTTGTCCATCACCTGAGAAATTAAAAACCAAATTATGGGGTAAAGAAGAAAGGGAAGAAACCAGTAGGACATGATGTTTATAGGGACCTTTCATATCATGGGTATGTTGATCAAGCATCTCAATCTTCATAGaggcaatctcaaccatcacagacttTGAAGAAGTTAAAATTATCAAACAAGCAGTCACAATCAAATAAGCAATTAAAGTTGCATCAGATCActcttcaatttcctaatcatattaggtcatatATTAAAGAGTAGTTAATGTTGCATCATATCgtaattgtggatttagagtcattTCATCATTGCATGAATATGGTGAAGATGTTTGATCAATGGTTCGTCGAGACTTGGAATTGGAAATAAGACAAAGAAATATCAAGTTTATATGATAGGTTATTTTGAAATCGGTTAGCAGAAatgagagaatctttgatgatagaGTCTTTTGATCCTCAGTCACCAGATAAATGGTTGACTCCaccagatatgggttacttgatagTGACTCGCTATAATGTCATACTTGTTTGTTTAGGCAATTCGTGCATGACTTTCTTTCCtatgacaagttcacattcaccaaatgtctTCATTTATTGCATTGATTTTTTAAACTAAAATAATTGGATTGAGGTACTTATGGTATGTTTAGATTGATGGAATGGAATGGGATGGGATGAAATGTAATAAACTTAAATTCAgttattttgattaattaaaaATGGATGGAATGGAGCGGAACCTGATGGAATGCGTTCCATTACTTTTTGTACCCTCTAATTTGGGCGGAATCATAAAATTGCTCTCTTCTGTCATGAAATACAAAAATAATGGAATGATATTCTTATTTCATTCCGCTCTGCTCCACTTCATTCCGCTCCGTTCGTTTTACTGTATCCAAACATAACCTTGGTTTACTTTTCTAATATATGACATACTTTACTTTTTAAATATATGATATAATGTTTGAATTATTTTTCTAATCATGTAAACATGAAAAATGGGGTTTTGTTGCCATCACtcacattagattggaagaagTTTCATTCACCAGCAGCAATAACTTGGATGTAGGATTTGCGGGACGTCTACAACATTAGCAACTATGAACGCATGTATTACCATCTTAGTATACTATGTCATTGAGTATTaaaatatgtaatcaaaacatgaatattAAATTATGTCATTGAGTTTTAATTTCATATGTCTCAAGATCACATAACTTATGAGAAATTAAACGTAAGTCTAAAAGTTGATATATATGAAAAGTATAAacataaatcaatgtgaacgagaaatgtgcaaagcttcaaataaatcaaCAAATTGTGGGTCATCCTCGTCAGCACCAACTTGACGGAGATAACGGTGAAGCAATGTAGAAATACGAGCTCAACTCGAATCAAATGGTCCTGCTTAGTAAACAAAAACTGACACCTCTCTTGACGCATCACGAGGGGGTGGTAGCAACCGAGGATGTGAAACATGACAATATCACTCTAGGTATCTAACATTTGTATCATATGTAGTGGTGGTCAATGTTGTTAGACGAATCACATCAATGTCTTTTTAATAGTAACAAATTCATTCAACATCAATATCACCCGCCATTGTATAACCAGGAGGTGGGGTGGAACATATTGCCTTTATCCAAATTGACGTATACATATGTCAAGGAAGGATGGAACAACTAtgtcaccccacttcaaacaccCCATGTACAAGCAACTCGGTGATCTTTTAATAACtcgtataaccactccaacttaTAATAAGCACCCCTGCAACTACACGCATGTCCTACTGCCTCACTTTATGGCACTCTTAAGTAATCAACAACAAGTTCAACAACTACTTCTTCAGTGACATCTTAAGGGCTCCAGAACACGTCATTGATGGGTAGATGAAACAGACAAGAGACGTCGTCCAAAGTAATGTTCATCTCACCAAATgacatgtgaaatgaagatgtctctatATGTCATCTCCCTATAAATGTTAATATCAGGTTTGTGTCTATTTTCGTCAAATTGGTTCTCTAAAGTGAAGATGGACCAAACCGACTCATCCAATTCTCCATCTCTGGTGGAAGAATATGAGGATTCCTCAATGTAAGCTTCAGCCTATGTCTAGCAACCTTTAACTCTTTCTTCGGACCACTAGCCTAAAAATAATTAAAAGTACACATTATAAAAGACAAcatttaaaatttaaaaatactaTTCAATATAAAGTAAATTTCATTTACTTACCTCCGCGAACCACAaatgtcgagcaacatgatgGTCATATTTTACCAGAAGAGATGTATCGTACAATCCTCCTAAAAAGCCAACTGACCATGGTGTGGATGCAGATGCCCCAATATGCTCTTTCTCACCTGTCAATATTGATGGAACACTTCGTCCTAAACCACGCGTCATGTTCGCACCACTGtcaaaataacaaaaaaaaaacatcaaaaaaattatttaaaaaatcaTTCCATAACACATTTTGAAATAGTTCCGATGAAGATGGTTTTAAAAAAAACGGAACACTTTTTGAAAGAGTTCGGATGCATTAACTTTTCAAAAAGCCAAAATACTTTGCAAAGGACTTCCGATAAATGATTCGTCAAATCGAAAGACATTGCAAATGAGCATTATTCTGGACAAATTCCGATGAAATTATAAAATTGGAGAACTTATATAATTTGTTCCAATTTAGAATAAGAGTTGTTGAAAGTATTTTGGTATACAACGGATTTTTTCTATATTAGAAGACTTAAAAAAAAGAGTGGAGGAAAGTGAAGTTTTCTAAAACGAGACATTTTcgtaatatatatatatatatatatatatatatatatatatatatatatatatatatatatatatatatatatatatatatatatatatatatatatatatatatatatatatatatatataatgtaGGAATAATGGGATAAATGATGGGGATGGGTAAAATTTTGAAGTTACATAAAGAGGTGTTTTCACATAGCAACCTTTGTGGATGATTTCAGAATACTTTAATTATATGAAGAGTTAAATTTTGATATACACCCAAAGCAAAAAGATCACTATCAGTTATACATTAAATTTCAAAAGGACATATGATTGAATTAAACACTTCAATTATTTATGTGAAATTTAAAATATTCTTGAAATATTGATATGTTACACAAATTAAGCTTTGGAGTGTTTGAATGGTTTAATTTTAACATTTTAAAGTTTGACATATTTTACATCACCTCATTCTTCTTACAAGCAACACCGATCTCCGATACCTCTCATCGAAAAGCCATGACTGCCACAGAATGAATCTTTGGAAGCCAAACCAAAGATTACAAAAAGTAATTCTGTCAAACTTTGACTTTGAGTAAAACAAAAACATAGTATCTTTCCATTAGTTGCCATTTTATTATACTAAAGGGTACTCAATTTTATTTAAACCGAAGCTTTCAAAACACCATAGACTTTCACTTATATTGGAACAAGACAAAAAGAAACCCTCTCATTCTTTGAGTCATGACAAAAAATACCAATAGAAACAGCAGAAGAAAAACCTCTTCCACTGAGCTGTCGTCGGGATCAAGTGTGCACACCTCATCCCTTCCTCCACAACCACCAGAATAATTTTGCTCACTCTTTTAACAGTCTTTGAAATTTCAATCACAGTGTAGACTTTTAACAGTTTTCATATTCAAAGCATATCTCGTTATGTTTCAATCCAACCCCACCCAATTGCTGAATAATCAGACGAGTTTTACTCTAGATTTCCAACATCAATAGACCAATGGCGTTCTAAAATTAAATAAATACAGCTGAAATTCAAACCCGAAACTTGTTTTTGTTGATAAAAGAGATACAAATGTGCACAGAAACAGCATCAAGGTTGCACAGCCTCCAAAAGTTTCTCATAAACTTGTCTAGCAGTCAAATCCTCCACCTGTAATGATTGTCGAATGGTCAAGATTAATTAAACTAGGTGTATATATATACTATCAGAGTTTCTTGAGAAAGAAAATGCTGAAACGCAAGATGATATTGATGTGGTGCCTAAGCTTGAAGGTATAATTGATAGTAATGTAACTCACCACAAGAAGCTTTGACTTATTATTCCATCCTCTCTGAAGAGTCATTTGACTCAACCTTAAACCCAGAACctatataaaaaaaattgaggTGAGTGGTAACCAACTATGTTTTCCTAGAGAGAGCAAAGAGACATAATGTTGTCATGAACAAAGAGGCTGTTTCCATAGGTCAATCCCATGACCACAAGGTTACAACATTAATCTTGAACAACCCTAATGAAAAGTGTAAAAGAGATGTACTTTTCCCATAAACTCCAAAAGTTCATTGTTAGCTTCTCCACGTGCAGCGGGAGCAGCTACAGAGACTCGAACATCATCGGCATTTACTCCTGAGATGTTTACCAATTACAAAAACAAATGAAATTTAATGAAAGATGAAAAAGAGCAGTATTAAAGGTTGTTAGTTAGTTACTTGTGATGGCGGAGCGGTGAGCACGATCTTCGACTTCGATGGCAAGTTGAACAAGACCGCCTTCAAGGTGAGAAATACAAGGTGGAACAGGTGCATCCTGCGGGTTGGTTTCAGCAGCGACAGTACTGAGTGCTTTGTCAAGAACATAAATAAGAGTGGAAGAATCCAAATCTTGTTGAGAACGATAGCAGACAAAGAGACCGCAACCGATACAATTCATACGGAACTGTTTCTCGACTTTTCCTTCCCCTCGCTTTAAGAGAACGTTGCCAGCTTCGTCAATGTTGAACCTAGCAAGATGTTTGGTCTTGTCTAAAACGTAAGCTCTGTCGGTGTTTCTTCTAGGCATTTTCTGCAATTGGGTGTCTTTTCGAGAGTGTTCATTCTTCTAGgttagtttttttttttgttgCAATGAATGGATGAATCtagaaaatgaaaaagagagagagagattgaaACAAACCAGTGATGAGGACATGGGAACCGCAGTGTTTGCAGTAATAAACAAACAGATCGGAGTTAGGACCTTCGGGAGCCGCATCCTCGCTTGAGTATGTGTGCGTCGTCCTCTTCGGCATTCTCTTCTCTTCTATCGATTTTCAATTTCAATTTcctttttgtatttttttattcATTACCTTCTCGTTCCTCTTTTTAACTCTTTTTAATCATGCACCACCCTTCTTCCATTATTAGGATTAACCACTAACATTAGGGAAAAAAATTATTTCGTACCCCTACATTTAGCTTCATACCCTTATAATTCTTTAAAAAATTCAATTCTACCcttaattgattttaatcaatttatcatttcatttttaccattcagttgaaattttcaaaaattataCATTTTACTCTCGCACCGGAACTTCTGAAAAAAGATTTCTGGTATGTATTTTTTCCAAACCAGAAGACTTCACAAAAGACATCTGAAACACACAAAGTAATGAACGGGAAGTCTTCACGAAAGAGTTCCGGTTCTTTAAGAAAAAAGTCACGTTCCGGAAAACTTCTTAAAAGAGTTTCGGTAAACAAAGTGAcacataccggaactctttgaagaagtctttcggtttaaaaaaaaattattgtaCAGGAATGTAaaatcttccccaaatatgtgtagatacttctGATGCGTTTATAACGATtgaaagatttggtacacgagaagaggtgatcagatggattaaagaggttggaatcgataataaagcaactgttattatcagtcattcagatactgaaacagggaagagagggagaagtaacaaattaatatttggttgtgataaaggtgggaaactCAAGAGTACTGATAGTGgtacccaaagtgcgtccaagaaatgtggatgcccatttaaaatcaggtcgactccggcAAAAGATGGGTTTGGTTGGAAAATTGATGTAAAATGTGAAGGTCATTCctttattggtaggttgaccacaaatgagaagcaacatgtcgctgatttgacaaagagacatgtaccacctagacacatattgctttccttgcaaAAATCGAGATactgagaatgtcactcggattacgcaagtatacaagcataagagtgtgatacaaaaagagataagaggtcctagaagtgagatacaacatctgtttaagcttattgaggatgcaggctatgtctattggagtagaaaaaaggatgactcaGAAGTTatgagagagatattttgggcccatcctgattcagttaagttgttgaatatttttccgattgtgttagttatggatagcacctacaagacaaacaaatatagacaacctttgtttgaaattgttggcatgacatcaaccgagttgacttttgctattgcatttgcgtatatggagtctgagcagaCAAAGAATTTTTACTGGGTATTGGAGAAACtaaaagagttgtttgtgaagaaagacttgtgtccacaagtgattttaacagatagagatcttgcttt is a window of Lathyrus oleraceus cultivar Zhongwan6 chromosome 6, CAAS_Psat_ZW6_1.0, whole genome shotgun sequence DNA encoding:
- the LOC127092491 gene encoding UPF0235 protein At5g63440 → MPKRTTHTYSSEDAAPEGPNSDLFVYYCKHCGSHVLITDTQLQKMPRRNTDRAYVLDKTKHLARFNIDEAGNVLLKRGEGKVEKQFRMNCIGCGLFVCYRSQQDLDSSTLIYVLDKALSTVAAETNPQDAPVPPCISHLEGGLVQLAIEVEDRAHRSAITRVNADDVRVSVAAPAARGEANNELLEFMGKVLGLRLSQMTLQRGWNNKSKLLVVEDLTARQVYEKLLEAVQP
- the LOC127092492 gene encoding uncharacterized protein LOC127092492; protein product: MFLFYSKSKFDRITFCNLWFGFQRFILWQSWLFDERYRRSVLLVRRMSGANMTRGLGRSVPSILTGEKEHIGASASTPWSVGFLGGLYDTSLLVKYDHHVARHLWFAEASGPKKELKVARHRLKLTLRNPHILPPEMENWMSRFGPSSL